The Montipora foliosa isolate CH-2021 chromosome 6, ASM3666993v2, whole genome shotgun sequence genome includes the window CGAATTAAAGATGTTTACCTATTTTACGATTTAAGTCTCCGATTCTATCTATTTTACGGTTGAGGTGTTCGATTTGCTTTAGATTTTCATTCTCTGATTCTACGATTTTACCTAAGCTTTAGAATTGCACGATTTTTCCGATTTTCATTTTCACCTTAACGCGCTTTTGAAATTATTCTACGATTCTTCCGATTCAAAAATCATAATCAAGCAACAGCTGGGTTTGCAAAAGGGTCGTTTGTCCATTGTCGTTTCACCAGAAGGTAAATAATGCATTCCTTGCCTCTGTCATCATCTGCGGTAGTCGAAGAAAAGTTTTGATTTCGAACTGAGGCGTGTGGGGAATTAGACATTCAATGGCGGATCAAGGGGAGGGGCCCGGGGGGCCTGCCCCTCTCCCCCTTATTTTTGGACCAAAGCCACCAAAACACcataaaacaccaaaactgtggaagggcaaaaacaaaatgtttgagagCGGGCCCCCACCTTACCTCCAGGTTTGGATCCGTCACTGACATTTGCTTCAATGTTCCTTCGGTGATATAGCTTCCTTTACTTTTTCACATAAGGAGAAAGCGAGTAACTTTGTAATGTAGTAATTCCAAGCTTCTCCAAAGTAAAGTTCAGGAAAAGCCTTTCTCATGCATGTTCTCCCTTCCGACATGAGACGTTGAAAAAATTCTCCATTCTCACGTACGATGTCTTCGGTTGTTGGGCTTCTGAATGCTCTCCGGCGCTGCTTCTCGATGGAAAATTGctatataatttattttcagGGAACTCTGACATAAACGGCAAAATCCGACATTTACGGCTTTTtatttgttgctgtttttttttggcgTGGAATCATCGCGCATTACCTTATTCAACAAACATTACTTATAAATTTTCGGCAAGCGCCCATTCCCGCGAGAATATTTTCCAAATGGGCATGACAGACGGGATAATGAGATCTGTCACTGGGGTTCCAAAACGCAATATGAAACAACTGCAGTCTCCCGCTCCCGTATTTGCGATCCGCAGTTTCAGCTATTTTGAAGTGTTCATTCGTTTCGAcaattttagagcaaaagagaggcTTCTCGCAGTCTGACTGCGCTCGTAATTTCACTATGACATCgtttaaagttgtgtttttcgATGTCAATTCGTAGACATTCAGAAAGACATCTATCGGTCTTCGAGGAAATTTCGTACAGAGTTCAGTCTGCCTAAGAGTAATATAACTAATGacagttttgatatttttgtttttcacaggAGTTTGTGTTATAAAACAATGTAACTCAGCAAAATTTTCATGTAAGGATGGCAAAACCATAATTGACGCGTGTAAACAATGCGACTGCATCGGGCATTGTCCAGACCTAAGCGACGAGGCATCCTGTGCTCCAGTAGTAATTGACGTCACTGGGAAAGCCACAGATATCCTAATGTCGGGGACACCACATCGAAGACCAAACAAGTCAAACAGATCTTGCAGTTCGTGGACACTACAAACAAACGAACAACACTTTTACATCAAACTTCTTTTCCGTAGTTTTTCAATGTCTCCGAACTGCCCACGAAATTATGTTGTACTTGAAAATGTTAACTTTACTGATCCAACCTCGACAGCGCAGTGCTGCCGGGAAAGCTTAGAGCCTCGGAGTGAGGTGTGTAGGTTTGGTGGTACAACAGCACCGCCGCTTTCGCGTTCGATAACCAACCAGATGACCGTTATCTTCTTCTCTGACACTGGTGAATCGCACTTCACTGCGTTGTGGTTCAATGTCAATGCACTTTATCCCAATCGCGCGATCCCAAAACAAGATGCAACCTACGCAGATAGAATTAGGCTACATACACCGAGAGAAAAAGAACCTCAACCTCAAGAGGATTCCTTTATACTTGCTCTAATCCTTTTCAtcttgttattgttttctttaggGACATTTTTAGGATTTAATCTCGGTAAGCGCCATGCGGGACCCGCTTGCAGCTTTAGGTACTTCCTCAATTGCATTACGCGTCGACCCATTCCTCCTTATTTATCAGCATTGTCCCTTTCTGAGGATCCAGAGCACAGGAGATTAACAGAAGATGTCGAAATGTCGTTTATTGGCGAAGAAATTGTTAGAGAAACACCAAGCATATGAGATTTGAATTCAGATGGAATTATGGGAAAGTAGTCGACAGCATAGCAACGCAGGGTGCGGCGCGACTACAAAACCTCACAACGGTAAATCGGCCGAAATCGTGTTTAGGAAGTAAATAGAGATataagggagtttaagaaatgacgacgTCTACGGCAAGTGCATCGCCACAAAACAGGAATATCATCGTGTCGGACATATTTTAAGGTCAGAACATTTACTTACTTGATGAACATTGAAGATGGATAGGGCCAATCATATTTGTAAGAGCAATGCTTAGTTCATTTTGTTATATTTCTCTAATTATTTGTAAACCGCTGTTTTTTATGTTAATATTTTATATATTCTTGTGTGCTGGTCACCGATTAATACCAGTCTATCAACCTTTGTTGATTGACTGACCGGTCTTTTACCaggataaataaagttattatgattatgattatgattatgattatgattatgattatgattattattattattattattattattattattattattatattttagcACATTGACGTATTCTTCTGGTCACGGTACTCTGCGTAAGGTGACGTCTtggacgacaacgtgagcatataaaaGAGAGTCtttcattgtctatttttactttgaaaccgctcgtaccaatttattttaaggTTTATTCGCTAATTTTACCACGTGAACGATGTGGAAAAATATGCAATGTTAGCCGTATCAGATGAAGGAAGGCAACTGCCTCTTTCTATCGTCGTAATCACATTGATAAATTTCTGTCACAAGTGGGCTGGGGTTCTATTCCTTTATTGACCACCTCAGTTACATAAACCTTGCCGTTTGGTGGTAGCCTCTCGGAAGGGAGCTGGGATTGGCAATATTATTGTACTGGTTTAAAAATTAACCTTCCCTGCTTTCACAGAGAACTTTCCTTTCCAGTACGCTAATAGACAccctttttatcttttatttgtccctcccccaccccccctctcCTACAGTggattttgtttttgcatcgTAAAAATGTGGCCCGCGCGGATTTGTACGTGGACAGGAATTGAGGAAATTAGAGTgtgctaagttacctggcctttgaatgaaagtgagtctggagttgaccttgctttgatagaaacctcactgtttttcttatgttaatgatgttgttctcatgctaattagtagggaattacataaaaaaaaaaaagcagtgaggtttctattcactacttgcacaaatcccataatatacctcttttaccccccaaaaatctgcaaaggcattgttttcgacttctcttgggacattttcatgtcccaggagaaattgcaaacaatggttatgcaaaagttttggggggcaataaaggtgtattatgggattgtgcaagtattgaatcaaagcaaagtcaactccagcctcactttcattcaaaggccaggagcactaagcacacaactgtaaaatggtctattcgaGCTCGACcttcaactcgaactcgaactcgaatcgTCTAATCCAAACTCGAAAATACCTTACTCGCGACCTTAATATCGAATTAAAGActacagcaacgacaacgccacaaggcaagaatattattggttaaaaaaggaaaaatacttaTGCTGCACCTGCATCACTTcttttgccgtactccacaaaagaACGTGAAATCgtcaaatttcaggttttgacggCAACGTAAGCATATAACAGTGAACCactcattttctatttttaccgTTTGACATCGttccgttcgtacccatccagttacaggatagttcgcccgtattgtacaaggtgaacaagacggaataatcgcgaaatacatGTGATATATCTAACTTTCTCCATTATTCCATCACCTtaacgtcgtacaatgtgggcgaattatccaaaaactaaatttattcGAGCGCTTTAAGAGTAAAAATATATTCTCACCTTGTCGTTTAATAAACCTCAAATCTCATGACTTCACGTTGTTGTCAGGTAGAGTACAGCAAAACGACGAGACAAAGGCTTGCAGCAGGATTATCATTTAAAATAACTGTTTACAAGgctaaataaaattttaaaaaaaggtaaaagcCGAACGTTTTCGACATTAAGTTATCATCGGGGTCTTAGTGTACCATCCGCTTGAACCATATTTGATATAATTTAGGCAATTCCCGATGGGAAAAGTTTCGCGACATAAGTTTTGACTTGTCTATTCAAACTAGGCTTCAGTTGTAGGATCATTAAGCTTTCAAGGATTGACGTTTATAAAAAGATTTGGCCGTGCAGAGAATACGCCAGCTAAAGGAATGCGAAGGAATCCTTGAAACCTAGCTAGTTTGAATAGACAAATCAAATCCTATGTCCCGAAACGTTTCCCATCGGGAATTACTAAATGATATAAAGTATGGGTCTAGCGGATGGTACTCTAATACCCTGATGATGACTTAATGTCGAGAGACGTTCggttttttaccttttttaaaataaatttttagcCTTGTGAATAGTTATTTTAAGCCAACGCGAACTTTATGGACAGGATTATCTTTCCTCATAACCAATTTTATTAAATTTGCGACCTCGGATGTTGCGTTTCTAGCTTCttccttctgattggttcactcaatcacGGTTATCAGCTCGTTTACcatatgacctaatatggaaactgactTGGtacgtcaagtgttgccaaacTGGAAACTGATTGTCTTCCATTTCCAATTGTCCtagcgttcagaatttaatgaaaatttaataaaacaatctcCATTCACGCTTGTTGAACGCGAGACTGCTTCTAGCCAACGAGAGGCGTATAAGCGCTTTGCTAACAGAAGAAATCATGCTATTTTACAAAGTGATTTCAGTCaagaggtaaaagaacttgttaaacttagtaaatttccaattttaagcctttcagCTTTGATAATGAggcagttattagccatcaaaagcTGATCAATTGGCAAAAGCGCCAATGATCGCATATAATTTGACcagaattttcaaagcatcattgctcagggATTACTTGGTATATCGCGTTCagattttcagagatagctcattattaAATGACTGATATGTACGTCTGCTATTTCTATCTGTTGAATTTTAATCATTTACTCGGTCCCGATAGAATACAAAACGAGATAAAAGTGTCCGGAGTACGCGTTTGACTAAAAAGCCGAAAAACGTCAAGATGAGTGAAGAACTTTCAATATTCTGGTGCTTTCttcttggctgactgattagaaaaattgaagaaaagcaatagctttgacgaggcaaaaaaatgtaaaggaACATTCCTCGAtaaaattgttaaatattcctgTTTTGTGGCATTGCTTTTCAAGTTTAGCCGTTAGCTGTCGTTTCCGTAAACTCCATGACATCTATTGTAGCACAGAATACGAGAAAACCAATAAAATGAATTTAAGTCCCAGTGAGAGCTTTATTTGTATCCTTGTGTCCTTTGTCCCTACTAATTGTAGTATAAGGCGCGCGTACATGACGAAGTTGACGCAGGTAAAAGTAGCCGGACAATTAATGAAGTGGCATGAAAATAAATTATGGAAGGAAAACACGAAAGCTTGTGAgggaaagcaaaaagaaaacgcAAAAAATCGGGCAGTTTTCAACCGACACCTAAAATATGAGTGCCGCAGGtacagcacgattatttttaaCCTATGATATTTCTCTTGTTTTTTGGAGTTCTCGTTGCCGCAGCTGCCGTCGTTTTGAATAATTCGCTTGAAAGTTCGTTGACGGTAACTTTGAGCCGTCATTTTTTTATGGTCATCCCCTAACTGAAATTTTGTGGCACttgtatttttatatttaaaaTCCGAATGGGTGTATTTTTTTATGTCATAATATAACATTAATATCTCATTAATGAACTGTCTTAATCCATTGCAATGAGCTTGGAAACTTCCCTCTTTAAAAGGCTTAATGTTGAAGTTGGTCCGTTTGGTGCCCCTGAGAATTATAATGTTGAATCATTTTTCTCTCGAAAAATTCCTTTTGTCTTTGCTGTTGCCAAATTCGAGTTCAATACCCTTGAAAAACAGGCAGCTGGTTGTCTTTTCTGAAACGTTTCTGGCCAGGattgaacttttttttcaataagAAATCCCACTGGGTGAATTAATTTTAACGTAATTATTTTATGTGCGAGCCCAGTTGGTTTTCCGCTTTTTTATTGGTTCTTGGTTCTTGAGGGCGGCAAGTCAAATGGAACAAACTGAATTGCAATGCGGAAAAAGCTTCATCGCAACTCCGGAAACACTTATCAAATTGCTTACGATCAAGTGCAAATTAAATTTGACGAAGGCGATTGGAAAAACGAATTAGTGATAGTTAACCAAAGGACACAATCGTTTTAAAGCGTGCAATTAGAGTTTCAGCGGTGGGGACTGTGCGGCAATAGCCGGATATAAGGTCagtttttaaacttttattGCGTACAAGGACAGGAGCTAAGTGGCACAGATTAAACTGAATACAAATATTGATTTCCATGTAACTAACAGGTGCCTgtttagaaaaaagaaagaaagaaaaaaacaaaaacaaaaaaaaaagaaaggaagaaagaaagaaagaaggaaaggaaaggaataaCCTTTATATATCGGCGTGCTGCTTTAGTTGCACATTTCGTACTACAGTAACTTACGAAACCTTCTTACGTGTAAACTTTCGAGGCTGACTAACATTGTGAAGCTTTAACATACAAGAAAAATGGATCTCAAGCACATCTAGAACCAAAGTAACTAGATCCGTGGAACGGTCAGTGTTTATCAGTTCTTTTGACGTTGTTACTGTTCGTGGACTTCGGTTAATTTCAGTAAAGTCTGCATCTAGTTGCTGTAGCAAGCGCTTCTTTTCTTTGCCCAAAATGACTAAGATGGGGTTTTTTGGAAGAttggctagaattttcgaatattCCAACTCAGACTTTTGAGGCGCACGACGATTTTGGACATTTTCGGAACAGATTTCCTAGATATTTCGGAAAAGTGATGAGGGGTGTGTAGAAGTTTCGAAACCACATTGAAGAACGCTAGAATTTTTACTGATATGAGGAAGAGTCAACTGCAATATTGGAAATAAcataaaatttgaagatttgCAACTTCTATCATTTTCGCCAAAGTTTGTTTGAGAATCATATTTTAAGCAAACTCATCGGATTCGCCTAAGAATTTCGGCTGAAGAAGGTTAACTACGTAATGTGAAGTTTTTGATCAGACCTGTCACGATTGCTAGAACTTTCGGACGAGGCAAAATAGCTACCTAGAAATTTCTACAGACCTCAGGTTCCTCTAGAATATCCTAACAGATAATGTTTTGTAGGACAGCTACTGTACAAACTCACTAAACAAGCTTCTAAAGCATTGTGAAAACCATTAATCTTTTACATAATTCTGACAAGAAAAAGACATTCGGTAGTTGGTTGCCCCTGCTTTTTCAAGCGACAAGTCAGCTTAAGCAGTTTTTTTACGAAATTGTCAAGCTTCAGATATGTTTAAAGCCGCTTGGCGAAAGCCCAATCTTTGAGCCAAAACACAAAGAAACATTCATCATTACTGGGTTGTCATATGGTAATCCCGTCGAAAAATGAGTAGCATTTTCccgtttttgaatttttttttccctctgtcggaaatcggaaaagttgcaCAACAGGTTTTTTTCCTGGCACTCCTCTACTATAAAagtaagtattgtctttgtgctgTGCCTAGAGTCTTCTTCGCgtatctttggtaggtttcagggggtagtagaaatgcgtagcttttatctggtggacacagtacaaTATTTAATAACCTGCAGTGGCGGCGAAGCCGatgtaacgtgaatggcgttttagtgtatctttaaacaaaatatacccttatatggagctcaagaatggaacaacAATTCGAGAAACAACATAAGAGGTGAAAAATGTGAACACCTTGAATCTTCAAAGCAACGAATAGTGGCCTTCGACAACATTTGCATCTTTAttaatgaatcatatattgaactgtggtTATGAAATCAAGATttcagttcaatatatgattaatttcatatataatttcattaGTTAATTCAATCATttcgggaacattagaacccacaaatgaccaactcccaacgtcagtgccttcatagctcagttggttagagcgtcgcaccggtatcgcgaggtcacgggttcaaacctgtGACCACGCTTAACCTGACCTCGCGTGACCTGTTaaaaactgcgaggatcatagcttcacttgatttcatattcagcgttcaatatatgattcatttcatatatcatttcattggtTCAAATTAAATCTGTTGCATTTTCAATTGCAGTAATAATATCAGCCTTCAACCTGGGTCATCGTTAATTGGAGACACTGGCGAAGATGCAGACTGTTTTCTACATTGTACTTTGCGTAATAAATGGCATATTTTCGTTGACTGCAGTGCTTGGAAACTTCGCCACCCTAGGAGCAATCTGGAAATCTCCTTCATTGCACAGTCAGCCATCGAATGCGTTCATTTTTGGTCTTGCCATGTCCGATTTTGGAGTAGGGTTAATTGTTCAACCTGCTTTTATTGTCTGCTTGATAAATGAATATACACAGGAAAGCCGTTCCCGGGGAACGGCATGGACTGTGTTTAAATCAACACAAGCCGTTTTTGTGGCAATGACGGTCTTAACACTGACGTTGGTGAGCTTAGATAGAGTCGCGGCCTTAACATTCCATCTTAAATACAACTGTATCGTTACTTTCCGACGCGCCTGCTCTGCTTTATGCCTTACTTTTATAACAAGTATCGCCTATGGCATATCCCTTCCACTCTTTAAATTTTTGCATGGGGTGTTGTCGACCACTATAGTGTCTTCCTGTCTGGTCATTAATTTGTTGGCTTATCTCGTAATCTTCCGCATTTCTCGTCGGCATCATCTTGCAATCCAAGCCCAAGCAGTTGAAGTTAATCAACAAAGCGGTTCTACTTTCAATATGAACCGTTACAGAAAGTCCGTCATCAG containing:
- the LOC138006435 gene encoding uncharacterized protein, translating into MWGFRFFCDLFLVNFITVVLAQSSRNDKWHFDRKTRRLSTTVNKNTCTAKKLLQEYFSHAAAIQLKTSHRSENGTFHVGERAEFFCKDGYRQIGELKSFICQDNGTWKPYSMDQTGVCVIKQCNSAKFSCKDGKTIIDACKQCDCIGHCPDLSDEASCAPVVIDVTGKATDILMSGTPHRRPNKSNRSCSSWTLQTNEQHFYIKLLFRSFSMSPNCPRNYVVLENVNFTDPTSTAQCCRESLEPRSEVCRFGGTTAPPLSRSITNQMTVIFFSDTGESHFTALWFNVNALYPNRAIPKQDATYADRIRLHTPREKEPQPQEDSFILALILFILLLFSLGTFLGFNLGKRHAGPACSFRYFLNCITRRPIPPYLSALSLSEDPEHRRLTEDVEMSFIGEEIVRETPSI
- the LOC138004967 gene encoding beta-4C adrenergic receptor-like, encoding MQTVFYIVLCVINGIFSLTAVLGNFATLGAIWKSPSLHSQPSNAFIFGLAMSDFGVGLIVQPAFIVCLINEYTQESRSRGTAWTVFKSTQAVFVAMTVLTLTLVSLDRVAALTFHLKYNCIVTFRRACSALCLTFITSIAYGISLPLFKFLHGVLSTTIVSSCLVINLLAYLVIFRISRRHHLAIQAQAVEVNQQSGSTFNMNRYRKSVISMLRIFILFILCYLPYNFVRVCLNFEVWNPPLPRDTVLLALRFSGSLVYANSSLNPLLYCWRIRELRLGMKGFMKSLC